The stretch of DNA TTTTCGTTTCTGCATTAAACCGAATACCCTTTTTTGCTCTATCAAATAAGGATATTATTAATGACATCTCAGGAATATTAACAAAATCATTTCCTAAAAAATTAGATTTAAACTGAACGGTTGTTTCTGTACCATTTGCTGTTAATCGATCTGTAAAACCATTGTGCGGCAAATTAGATCCTATTAATATAAGTTGACTATTATTAAAATAAGATAAGTGGGTACCTATATGAGTTTTTCCTTGGCCTTTATTTACATAAACCAATTCTAGTTCTGGATGAAAATGCCAAAAAGCATTATACTTATCAACCTTAACCATATGTTGTTTAACTAATATAGAACTTCCAAAACTAGGGCTAAGTTTTTCTAAAGTAGGTTTTTTATTAATCATAAATGGAGCAATTAAGTAACAAAAATACTACATATTATCTTTAAAAATCTATATACAATTATCATGATTATATGCTATTTTAACTTTACACAGATTTAACATTCATTTAACAGATAAAATAGCATACAAACTGGTCAAATTTGATGTTTTGCAACACCTTATTCCAATATACCTTTGTCTTGTTAAACGATGTAAAATCCAAATCATGAAAAACGCAATTAAAAAAATCAAAAAAAGCCTATTATTAGTAACAATGATGCTTACTGTAATAATAGGTAACGCTAGTGAAATTTCTTCTTTCAAAATTGAAGGGGATCTTAAAGGGACTGCATTAACAATTGATAATGTAAAAGAAGGCGACCTTCTATCTATTAAAAATTACAAGGGTATTATTATATATAAAGAACTTATTCAATCATCTGGTACGTACAATAAAGGTTTTGATTTAACTGAATTACCAAACGGAAATTATTTTTTCGAGATAGATAAAGATCTAGAAATTAAAACAATTCCTTTTGTTGTAGAAAATAACCAGGTTACTTTCAATAAAGATAAAGAGGCTGTTATTTTTAAGCCTTATCTAAGAGAAAAAGGCAACTTAGTTTATATGACAAAACTTGCCTTAGACCTTGAACCATTAAAAATAAGGATTTACGAAAATCATAACAACAGTTACCACTTAATATACTCAGAAAAGATTGAAGGCATTCAAATAATAGAAAAAGTATATAAACTTAAAAAAGGAAATTTTAAAATAGTAATCAATTCAAACAACAAAGAGTATACAAAATTCATCAATCATTAATTTAGTTAAGAGATCTTATTTAGTTAGTTTAGTTAGTTTTGTAAGGAGTGGGCTGTCATGGTCCACTTTTTTTGTTTAATAACCCTATATTATACCATCTCTCATCTGAAATGACCCTAATAAATCGCCCTTTTTTCCTTTCCATTTCAACATAAAAAGAAACCGTAGCTTAGGCTATGCTTTATTTTTCTGCTTTCTATAAAGAAAAAAAATCATCAATTTCTTTTACAGTAATTTCAAACAAGAAATGGTATTATTTAAAACAATCTTAATTGCCCGTCTTTATATTGTTCATGCAAACTCAGGTTAAGTTTTGGCATAGCTTTATTTTTAAAATACTTTAGCCTGGCCAGTTTTACAAGATTATTAATTTGTTCTGCAATTTTTCCCTCACCCCGCATTCTGGTTCCGTACCTAGAATCGTTTAAACGACCTCCGTGACAACTCTCTATTTGATGCAATACTTTTTCGGCACGATCTGGAAGCGTTTTATGAATCCAATCTTTAAAAATCTCGCCAATAGCACCATTTAGTCTCACAATTGTATGAGCTATCGACAAAGCACCATGTTCTTCTGCTGCTTTTGCTAAAGGTAATATTTCATGACTATTTATAGACGGAATAATAGGTGCTAACATCACATTTACCGGAATCCTATTTTCACTTAAAATCTTAACGGTTTCTAAACGTTTTTTAATTGTGGTTGTTCGAGGTTCTAAAATGCGTCTTGTATTTTCTGACAATGAGGTAATGGACATATTTACACCAATTAAGCTATCTTTTGTCAATGCTTTTAAAAGATCTAAATCCCTAAGAATTAATGCATTTTTCGTAATGATAGCTACCGGGTGTTTGTATTTTAAAAACACCTCTAAGCATTGTCTCGTAATTTCAAATTGTTTTTCGGCGGGTTGGTAACAATCCGTATTTCCGGACATAACGATAGGATGTGTTTTCCAACTTTTCTTTTTTAGTTGTGCTTCCAGTAATTTGGGAGCATCTTTCTTTACCATAATACGCCGTTCAAAATCCAAACCCGCACTATAACCCCAATACTCATGGCTATTGCGTGCGTAACAATAAATGCAACCGTGCTCGCAACCTTGATATGAATTCATAGAGTACATCATACCTATATCCGGGCTCTCCACTTTATTGACTATCGTTTTGGGAAATACTTCCAGATATTGTGTTTTATTTTTATCGCTTATTTCACCTTCTTTACGACAGAATTCGAGAAAGTCGTCACGCATTTCATGACTTAATTCGAAGAAACGATTGTGTACATTAACTTGTGCACCACGTCCTTTTATGGCAGTTTTTGGATTCATTGTAGTAAAAATAAAGGTTGAATGTGCTTTGTGTAGCTCTTTAAAATTACTTATAAATTCTATTCAAAAATGTTAAAGTAAAAACGGGTTATTAACAAATTCGATAAATCAAGATTCGATTATTAAAAGGCATAAATCACACTTGATTTTGTAAAAAAAATCAACTAACTTCGTTTGACAACCGATAAAGTTCATTGAAACGGAACTTTATCTTTACATTACCAGCAATTAAAACCATTCATCAAATAATGAGAACAATTCTAATACTCTTACTAATACTTTTGACTTCTTGCCAACAAGAATCAACAGATGAAAAAATAAAAAAATCAAACCTTGAATTAACTTCTCGTTATTTCAATGAAGTATACAATCAAAATAATATTGACTTAATTGATGAGTTGTTTGTTGAAAATTATGAACATACATCAACGGAAGGAAGAAAATTTAATAGTCGGGATGAATTAAAATCTGCCGTTAAAAGAATTGAATCTCTTTTACCAAATTTAAAACTTGAAATTGTAGAGGCAGTAGCTGATAAAGAAAAAGTTATTTTCTTGATTGGAATGGAATCTGATTTACCAAAAATGGCTAGTTCAACGACCAAGGCTAATAAAACTGATTTTAACGAAACGTTTATCTTTTGGGTTAAGGATAATAAAATATATAAAGGCAGGTCAATTGGGGCACATTTACCTTTTATAAAACAAGTTTCTGGATTTGAAGGAGGGTTAATGGCATTGATTAAAGAGCTATCGAAAAAACAAGATTCATTGGCAACGGAATAATAAACAGCTGCTAACACCATGTATAATTCATTGCTAATACTCGCCTACTTACGAAAATCCTCGCGGATTTTCTATTCAGTTTGTAT from Flavivirga spongiicola encodes:
- a CDS encoding nuclear transport factor 2 family protein; translated protein: MRTILILLLILLTSCQQESTDEKIKKSNLELTSRYFNEVYNQNNIDLIDELFVENYEHTSTEGRKFNSRDELKSAVKRIESLLPNLKLEIVEAVADKEKVIFLIGMESDLPKMASSTTKANKTDFNETFIFWVKDNKIYKGRSIGAHLPFIKQVSGFEGGLMALIKELSKKQDSLATE
- a CDS encoding PA0069 family radical SAM protein, which encodes MNPKTAIKGRGAQVNVHNRFFELSHEMRDDFLEFCRKEGEISDKNKTQYLEVFPKTIVNKVESPDIGMMYSMNSYQGCEHGCIYCYARNSHEYWGYSAGLDFERRIMVKKDAPKLLEAQLKKKSWKTHPIVMSGNTDCYQPAEKQFEITRQCLEVFLKYKHPVAIITKNALILRDLDLLKALTKDSLIGVNMSITSLSENTRRILEPRTTTIKKRLETVKILSENRIPVNVMLAPIIPSINSHEILPLAKAAEEHGALSIAHTIVRLNGAIGEIFKDWIHKTLPDRAEKVLHQIESCHGGRLNDSRYGTRMRGEGKIAEQINNLVKLARLKYFKNKAMPKLNLSLHEQYKDGQLRLF